In Fibrobacter succinogenes, a single genomic region encodes these proteins:
- the speA gene encoding biosynthetic arginine decarboxylase, which produces MKKWRIDDSRDLYNVKGWGVSYFDINDKGHATVSPIKNGGPSIDLYELVQELSLRDVSTPVLLRFPDILDSRIEKIHECFTKATTEYGYKGGHYSIFPIKVNQQRAVLEEVVSHGSKFNIGLEAGSKPELHAVLANMQNPDALIICNGYKDEDFIELALLAQKMGKKIFIVVEKMNELHLVVDLSRRIGVRPNIGIRIKLASSGSGKWEESGGYHSKFGLNSSELLEALDFIKEEKMEDCMKLIHFHLGSQITNIRHIKNGLREVSQFYVQIRKMGMGLEFVDVGGGLGVDYDGTRSSNASSVNYSIQEYANDVVYAMYEACENGDVPHPNIIAESGRALSAHHSILVFNVLETAGQAFFDESVHEISDDAPEALKDLYGIYKSLSPKNLLESWHDAMQINDDTLSGFKMGDVDLQTRAMSERLFWSIARKVDLLARDLRHPPYELSELPRLLAEKYFCNFSLFQSLPDSWGVDQVFPIMPIQRLDEEPTIETTIQDVTCDSDGKIDMFVRGGEVARTIPLHPIKKDEPYFIAVYLVGAYQEILGDLHNLFGDTNAVHIVCNDNGGYDIDKVIDGESVEDVLDYVNFSDKALVRNMENWVTRSVKEGKITLQEGKEFLNIYRSGLYGYTYLE; this is translated from the coding sequence ATGAAAAAATGGCGCATTGACGATTCCCGAGATCTTTACAACGTAAAGGGTTGGGGCGTAAGTTACTTTGATATTAACGACAAGGGTCACGCGACGGTTTCGCCGATCAAGAATGGCGGTCCGAGCATCGACCTTTACGAGCTCGTGCAGGAACTTTCCTTGCGCGATGTTTCGACTCCTGTGCTGCTCCGCTTCCCGGATATTCTGGACAGCCGCATCGAAAAGATTCACGAGTGCTTCACGAAGGCGACGACTGAATACGGTTACAAGGGCGGTCATTACAGCATCTTCCCGATCAAGGTGAACCAGCAGCGCGCGGTCTTGGAAGAAGTGGTGAGTCACGGTTCCAAGTTCAACATCGGGCTTGAAGCAGGTTCCAAGCCGGAACTTCACGCAGTTCTTGCGAACATGCAGAATCCGGATGCGTTGATTATCTGCAACGGCTACAAGGACGAAGACTTTATCGAGCTTGCTCTCCTCGCGCAGAAGATGGGCAAGAAGATTTTCATCGTCGTCGAAAAGATGAACGAACTTCATTTGGTCGTGGATCTTTCTCGCCGCATCGGTGTTCGCCCGAACATCGGTATTCGCATCAAGCTTGCAAGCTCTGGCAGCGGCAAGTGGGAAGAATCCGGCGGATACCACAGCAAGTTTGGCCTGAACAGTTCGGAGCTTTTGGAAGCTCTCGACTTCATCAAAGAAGAGAAGATGGAAGACTGCATGAAGCTCATCCACTTCCACTTGGGAAGCCAGATTACAAACATTCGCCATATCAAGAATGGTTTGCGTGAAGTTTCGCAGTTCTACGTCCAAATTAGAAAGATGGGCATGGGCCTTGAATTTGTGGACGTTGGCGGCGGCTTGGGCGTCGATTACGACGGCACGCGCAGTTCTAACGCTAGCTCCGTGAACTATTCCATCCAGGAATACGCAAACGACGTTGTGTACGCGATGTACGAAGCTTGCGAAAACGGAGACGTTCCTCACCCGAATATCATTGCGGAATCGGGCCGTGCACTTTCGGCACACCATTCCATCTTGGTGTTCAACGTGCTTGAAACGGCTGGCCAGGCTTTCTTCGACGAAAGCGTTCATGAAATCAGCGACGACGCTCCGGAAGCACTGAAGGACTTGTATGGCATTTACAAGAGCCTTTCTCCGAAGAACTTGCTTGAAAGCTGGCACGATGCCATGCAGATTAACGACGACACCTTGAGTGGTTTCAAGATGGGCGACGTGGATTTGCAGACGCGCGCTATGAGCGAACGCTTGTTCTGGAGCATTGCCCGCAAAGTGGATTTGCTAGCACGCGACTTGCGCCATCCGCCTTATGAATTAAGCGAACTCCCGCGTTTGCTTGCCGAAAAGTACTTCTGCAACTTCAGCCTTTTCCAGAGCCTCCCGGACAGCTGGGGCGTGGATCAGGTGTTCCCGATTATGCCGATCCAGCGTTTGGACGAAGAGCCGACGATCGAGACGACGATTCAGGACGTGACTTGCGATAGCGATGGCAAGATTGACATGTTCGTTCGCGGCGGCGAAGTGGCACGCACCATTCCGCTCCACCCGATCAAGAAGGACGAACCGTACTTTATCGCGGTTTACCTCGTCGGTGCATACCAGGAAATTCTCGGTGACCTCCACAACCTCTTTGGCGATACGAACGCAGTGCACATTGTCTGCAACGACAACGGCGGCTACGATATCGACAAGGTAATCGACGGCGAATCCGTGGAAGACGTGCTCGACTACGTGAACTTCAGCGACAAGGCTCTTGTCCGCAACATGGAAAACTGGGTCACGCGCTCTGTGAAGGAAGGAAAGATTACGCTTCAGGAAGGCAAGGAATTCTTGAACATCTATCGTTCCGGACTTTACGGGTACACGTATCTGGAGTAG
- the nudC gene encoding NAD(+) diphosphatase, which yields MIHEITPHKLDNEFKDIAPKPTDYLIIFNGEQTLFKKVVEGVYEIPRVCDFPKCECHYLISIDGDAYFLCNTNLPEVPEGYEFRGNRTFRTLENHLERLGGATSAHIAKWENLNKFCGMCGHIMTRGTKERSMICPSCKNTVYPKISPVVIVAVHNGNELLMARNLDNPDKTRMFLISGFVEIGESLEQAVKREVMEEAGVRVKNIKYFGSQPWPFSESLISGYTAELDGDPTIHMQEAELACATWVKREDIPEYDTSVSISSCLIENFRSGYTIKE from the coding sequence ATGATTCACGAAATTACTCCGCACAAGTTAGATAACGAATTTAAAGACATTGCTCCCAAGCCCACTGATTATTTGATTATTTTCAATGGAGAGCAAACGCTTTTCAAGAAAGTGGTTGAAGGTGTTTACGAAATTCCACGAGTGTGCGACTTTCCCAAATGTGAATGCCATTACCTGATCAGCATCGATGGTGATGCTTATTTTTTGTGCAATACGAATCTGCCAGAAGTTCCAGAAGGCTACGAGTTCCGCGGCAACCGCACATTCCGCACGCTTGAAAATCATTTGGAACGCCTCGGCGGAGCAACTTCCGCACACATTGCCAAATGGGAAAATTTGAACAAATTCTGTGGCATGTGTGGTCATATCATGACGCGTGGAACTAAAGAACGCTCCATGATTTGCCCCAGCTGCAAGAACACAGTCTACCCCAAGATTTCGCCGGTCGTGATTGTCGCGGTGCACAACGGCAACGAACTTTTGATGGCGCGCAATTTGGACAATCCAGACAAGACGCGCATGTTCCTGATTTCTGGATTCGTAGAAATCGGCGAATCGCTTGAGCAAGCCGTCAAGCGCGAAGTCATGGAAGAAGCGGGCGTTCGCGTCAAGAACATCAAGTACTTCGGTAGCCAGCCGTGGCCGTTCTCGGAATCGCTCATCTCGGGCTACACCGCAGAACTCGATGGCGATCCGACGATTCACATGCAAGAAGCGGAACTCGCTTGCGCCACTTGGGTCAAGCGCGAGGACATTCCCGAATACGATACGAGCGTGAGCATCAGCAGTTGCCTCATCGAGAATTTCCGTTCGGGATATACGATTAAGGAATAA